A genomic segment from Aspergillus puulaauensis MK2 DNA, chromosome 1, nearly complete sequence encodes:
- a CDS encoding translation initiation factor eIF2B subunit delta (BUSCO:EOG09262JZW;~COG:J;~EggNog:ENOG410PFQ0;~InterPro:IPR000649,IPR042529,IPR037171;~PFAM:PF01008;~go_process: GO:0044237 - cellular metabolic process [Evidence IEA]), whose translation MATSADPTLNAVSSSPAAPTPAPASDPSAAKMEQQQPASQPSQPQGQKAPKPAKPAKQQQQQQQQQQQQQQQPKDKDSPADAAPGAEGLSPAELKKKAKAEKAARRAREKADREGGGGGAPGGQGPGTPAGKKGGADAGGAAAGPGAKGPKGSAPRRGSAPNVPQGESKKKQEDKNVAVFGHLYGQQRRATVAGVGKEVHPAVLALGLQLRDYVVCGSSARCVATLLAFKRVIEAYTTPMGTSLARHLTTHLSHQITYLSTCRPLSISQGNAIRALKLEIASIDPSVPEAQAKTTLCEFIDSFIREKITVADQVIAGSAAQKIKDGDVVVTFAGSSIVKQTLLTAFKQGKKFRVSIIDSRPLFEGKNLARTLANAGLEVQYSLMNGISHAVKDATKVFLGAHAMTSNGRLYSRVGTALVAMSAKERAGGVEIPVIVCCETVKFTDRVALDSIVVNEIADADELVLTQPPTQLTDLPDPAAVAQPEPKKGGKAAASNPSPSESTPASKTNTSALADWRDTPNLQLLNLLYDATPAEYVDMVVTEMGSLPPSAVPIVHRMSTNM comes from the exons ATGGCGACTTCAGCCGACCCTACCTTAAACGCCGTATCATCCTCCCCCGCCGCTCCTACCCCTGCGCCCGCTTCGGATCCGTCAGCCGCAAAGatggaacagcagcaacccgCCTCTCAACCATCCCAACCGCAAGGCCAGAAGGCCCCGAAACCCGCAAAGCCCGccaagcaacaacaacaacaacaacaacaacaacaacaacaacaacaacaaccgaaagacaaagacagcCCCGCCGATGCAGCACCAGGAGCCGAAGGGCTCTCACCCgcggagctgaagaagaaggctaagGCCGAAAAGGCCGCCCGTCGGGCCCGCGAAAAGGCAGACCgcgagggcggcggcggcggcgcacCAGGCGGACAAGGCCCGGGAACACCGGCTGGGAAGAAGGGTGGTGCTGATGCTGGAGGTGCGGCCGCCGGACCAGGCGCTAAAGGACCGAAGGGCTCTGCTCCTAGACGAGGATCTGCGCCGAATGTGCCCCAGGGagagagcaagaagaagcaggaggaTAAGAATGTTGCTGTTTTTGGACATCTTTATGGACAGCAACGGCGGGCTACAGTTGCGGGTGTTGGGAAGGAAGTGCATCCCGCTGTGTTGGCGTTGGGGTTGCAGCTGAGGGACTATGTGGTTTGTGGAAGCAGTGCGAGATGTGTTGCGACGTTGTTGGCTTTCAAGAGG GTAATTGAAGCTTATACGACACCTATGGGGACATCCCTTGCCCGTCACTTGACCACCCATCTATCTCATCAGATTACCTACCTCTCTACATGCCGCCCCCTCTCCATTAGCCAGGGAAATGCCATTCGAGCCCTCAAGCTGGAAATTGCCTCCATCGACCCGTCAGTTCCCGAAGCGCAGGCCAAGACGACATTGTGCGAGTTCATTGACAGTTTTATTCGCGAGAAAATCACTGTTGCGGACCAGGTCATTGCTGGCAGTGCAGCACAGAAGATTAAagatggtgatgttgttgtcaCATTTGCGGGCAGCTCCATCGTGAAACAGACTCTTCTCACTGCGTTCAAGCAGGGCAAGAAATTCCGCGTCTCCATCATCGACTCCCGCCCGCTTTTCGAGGGTAAGAACTTGGCGAGAACACTGGCCAACGCCGGTCTAGAGGTGCAATATTCTCTCATGAACGGCATCAGCCATGCGGTCAAGGACGCAACGAaggtcttcctcggcgcccACGCCATGACCAGTAACGGACGGCTGTATTCGCGCGTCGGCACGGCGCTGGTCGCCATGTCGGCCAAAGAGCGTGCCGGAGGTGTTGAAATCCCCGTCATCGTATGCTGCGAGACAGTCAAATTCACAGACCGCGTCGCCCTGGACAGCATTGTCGTCAACGAgattgccgatgccgatgagcTGGTCCTGACACAGCCACCAACCCAATTGACGGACCTGCCAGACCCTGCTGCGGTTGCGCAGCCAGAACCAAAGAAGGGAGGCAAGGCCGCTGCCTCCAACCCCAGCCCATCTGAGTCCACTCCTGCATCAAAAACTAACACATCCGCACTCGCTGACTGGAGGGACACGCCCAACCTGCAACTATTGAACCTCTTATACGACGCCACGCCCGCCGAATACGTTGACATGGTGGTGACCGAGATGGGTAGTCTGCCGCCGAGCGCTGTTCCCATCGTGCACCGAATGAGTACGAATATGTAG